Proteins from a genomic interval of Paenibacillus sp. FSL R5-0623:
- a CDS encoding spore coat protein: MNTDYLDPINSLNMPEMADMTFAMDFLIRAKEGVRNLSIALTETASPDVRALLHTQLKQGIAMHQEISELMIRKKWFHPYELNEQYQLDQLSANNTVMIGQMNLFPGDTSRKGMFDRTPDEHIGGHQA, translated from the coding sequence ATGAATACCGATTATTTAGACCCGATTAACTCATTAAATATGCCGGAAATGGCAGATATGACTTTTGCCATGGACTTCCTTATTCGTGCCAAGGAAGGTGTGCGTAATTTGTCCATCGCTCTGACGGAAACGGCTTCTCCGGATGTAAGAGCCCTGCTGCACACTCAGCTTAAACAAGGGATTGCAATGCACCAGGAAATCTCGGAGCTAATGATTCGCAAAAAATGGTTCCATCCTTACGAACTAAATGAACAGTACCAACTCGACCAGCTTTCGGCGAACAACACGGTGATGATCGGGCAGATGAATCTGTTCCCGGGTGATACGTCGCGTAAAGGGATGTTTGATCGGACCCCAGACGAACATATTGGAGGACACCAAGCATGA
- a CDS encoding spore gernimation protein GerQ, with translation MNNPKLAPHESMELHEALNFKTLCIAKSKLMQGLVFDQELKALMQKDVTQSIQQISELQAIYAKAPFQAPVPSSPTPITH, from the coding sequence ATGAACAACCCAAAACTAGCACCGCACGAATCAATGGAACTGCATGAAGCTTTAAACTTTAAAACGCTCTGCATCGCCAAGTCCAAACTGATGCAAGGTCTGGTCTTTGACCAAGAGCTAAAAGCTTTAATGCAAAAAGACGTCACTCAATCCATACAACAGATCTCCGAGCTGCAAGCCATTTACGCAAAAGCTCCTTTCCAAGCGCCTGTTCCGAGTAGTCCGACACCTATAACACATTAA